A stretch of the Nicotiana tabacum cultivar K326 chromosome 6, ASM71507v2, whole genome shotgun sequence genome encodes the following:
- the LOC107785768 gene encoding uncharacterized protein LOC107785768, whose amino-acid sequence MKSLSINVPLVEALEQMPGYAKFMKDLVTKKRSMNCETIKRTHQVSAIVHSIAPKLEDLGAFTIPYTIGSADFAKALCDLWASINLMSYSMFKTLGIGQPRPTSMRLQMANRTMKRSLGTIDNVFVRVDKFILSANFVILDCEVDYEVTIILGRPFLDTKKALVDVEAGELTF is encoded by the coding sequence atgaagagtttgtcgATAAATGTACCTTTGGTGGAAGCTTTAGAACAAATGCCAGgatatgccaagtttatgaaagacttggtaacaaagaagagatccATGAATTGTGAAACAATCAAGAGGACGCACCAAGTGAGTGCCATTGTACATTCCATAGCCCCAAAGTTAGAAGACCTTGGTGCTTTTACAATCCCCTACACTATTGGTAGTGCCGATTTCGCCAAAGCTTTGTGCGATTTATGGGCAAGCATTAACTTGATGTCATATTCTATGTTTAAGACATtagggattgggcaaccaaggccCACATCCATGAGGTTACAGATGGCAAATAGGACAATGAAGAGGTCATTGGGTACTATAGATAATGTGTTTGTGCGGGTCGACAAGTTTATACTTTCCGCGAATTTTGTGATTCTggactgtgaggttgactatgaggtgaCGATCATACTAGGGAGACCTTTCCTAGATACAAAGAAGGctttggttgatgtggaagcaggggagctcaccttcTAG